In a single window of the Renibacterium salmoninarum ATCC 33209 genome:
- a CDS encoding transporter, which translates to MVDRKDLGSWLSGPDTSHISKYPGERLGLPESGPGSIARAGRRILAICIDWALCLLISNFIFQGNSLATIGIFFIEQALLVGTLGFSVGHRIVNIQVVRQGPNTVKGANGFLPAGPVAGVVRALLLCLVIPAIIFDPDQRGLHDRAMNTVLLRR; encoded by the coding sequence GTGGTAGATCGCAAAGACCTTGGCTCCTGGCTCTCCGGCCCTGATACATCCCATATTTCGAAGTACCCGGGGGAGCGTTTGGGCTTGCCGGAATCCGGCCCAGGATCGATTGCCCGAGCCGGTCGGCGAATTTTAGCCATCTGCATTGACTGGGCTTTGTGTCTTTTGATCAGTAACTTCATCTTTCAAGGAAACTCGCTGGCCACTATTGGAATTTTCTTCATTGAGCAGGCACTGCTGGTTGGCACACTCGGTTTCAGCGTCGGCCATCGGATCGTCAATATCCAGGTAGTTCGGCAAGGTCCGAACACTGTCAAAGGAGCCAATGGTTTCTTGCCCGCAGGCCCAGTAGCCGGCGTCGTGCGTGCTCTTTTGCTTTGCTTGGTCATCCCAGCAATCATCTTTGACCCTGATCAACGGGGGCTTCATGATCGCGCAATGAACACGGTACTACTGCGACGTTGA
- a CDS encoding bifunctional [glutamine synthetase] adenylyltransferase/[glutamine synthetase]-adenylyl-L-tyrosine phosphorylase has protein sequence MVKSLPRVLIEQGFADLEKSTRFLAVPELLDFAQDDLFAGLAFAADPDLALQSLVRMLAAPAELAERVARLVQAGPKRSEPMFRLLGASEALADFLIRNPGQSAALEISVSAEPVGVPGKVLRTSLLQAVGADPESATPLSGLGTAEATTAMRRQYRRHLTELAIRDLCAADPADVLPIVAAELADLAGAALDAALAIARAELVGTFSAQQVTAVELAVIGMGKCGARELNYISDVDVIYVVAANGLADYDELPIQVGTQLAALLARIINAPDREPGLWELDANLRPEGKDGPLVRTLDSHLEYYRRWASSWEFQALLKARPIAGNLALGEQYTSALAPMIWNSSERDGFVESVQAMRRRVSANIPAEEQNRQLKLGPGGLRDVEFTVQLLQLVHGKADSSLRKQDTTGAIEALSTAGYVGRTDAAEFDGAYRYLRVLEHRIQLVHLRRTHLMPVAEPALRALARSSQGAMAMSRPSAKVLLDQWQSVKRRVRSLHERIFYRPLLNAAANLSAEDASLSPESAQARLAALGYQDTAGAMRHIEALTTGVSRRAALQRQLLPVLLDWLGDGVDPDSGLLAFRRLSESLGTTHWYLGMLRDSQAAAERLCHVLSSSHLIADLLEVSPEETKWLGSDKDLRPLSFQAQWQEIQSKMSRHPDPSSAMRLIRLIRRREVLRIALADSAGLLDQDAIGTALGDVDRAAVLGALHVAENQQDEAKTDVLVVAMGRQGGREIGYGSDADVLFVHKARPGVDPAGAQAQAVQIVSQLSALLTQPLKPAIRAERVLAIDADLRPEGKNGALVRSLDSYREYYGRWSLIWEAQALLRARPMAGSDELAAEFMALVDSVRYPDQLSEQDLREVRRVKARVESERLPRGADPARQIKLGRGGLSDVEWLVQLLQLQHARAQVQLRTTSTLTALSGLAELGFVADEDADALAKAWRLASRIRSANVLWTGRGSDSLPSSRRDLEAVARWCGYPPGHGGAFEEDYLRITRQARAVFERLFYGE, from the coding sequence ATGGTGAAAAGTCTGCCGCGGGTACTAATCGAACAAGGCTTCGCTGATCTAGAAAAAAGTACTCGGTTCTTGGCAGTGCCTGAATTACTAGATTTTGCTCAGGACGATCTTTTTGCCGGACTGGCCTTTGCCGCGGATCCTGATCTAGCCCTGCAATCGCTGGTCCGGATGTTGGCGGCGCCCGCGGAACTTGCCGAGCGGGTAGCAAGGCTGGTTCAAGCTGGCCCAAAGCGGAGCGAGCCAATGTTCCGGTTGCTTGGCGCGTCCGAAGCTCTTGCGGACTTCCTCATTCGTAATCCGGGCCAGTCTGCGGCATTAGAGATTTCAGTCAGCGCTGAACCCGTCGGCGTCCCAGGCAAGGTGCTGCGCACATCCTTGCTCCAAGCCGTGGGGGCGGACCCGGAATCTGCTACGCCACTGTCTGGACTGGGGACTGCTGAGGCCACCACCGCGATGCGCAGGCAGTACCGCAGGCATCTCACCGAGCTGGCGATTCGCGATCTCTGCGCCGCAGATCCCGCAGACGTCTTACCCATCGTTGCTGCCGAACTGGCAGACCTCGCCGGAGCGGCACTGGACGCAGCACTAGCCATTGCTCGTGCCGAGCTCGTCGGCACCTTTTCCGCCCAGCAAGTGACCGCCGTCGAGCTAGCGGTAATCGGTATGGGCAAATGTGGCGCACGCGAACTGAATTACATTTCAGATGTTGACGTTATTTATGTCGTGGCCGCGAACGGTCTTGCCGACTATGACGAGCTGCCAATCCAGGTCGGTACGCAGTTGGCAGCCCTGCTGGCCCGCATTATTAACGCGCCAGACCGCGAGCCCGGCCTATGGGAGCTTGATGCGAATTTGCGACCAGAAGGCAAAGACGGGCCACTGGTGCGAACACTGGATTCGCACCTGGAATATTACCGGCGCTGGGCTTCCAGCTGGGAGTTCCAAGCCCTGCTCAAAGCCAGGCCAATTGCCGGAAATCTCGCCTTAGGTGAGCAATATACTTCGGCGTTGGCACCAATGATTTGGAATTCATCCGAACGTGATGGATTCGTCGAGTCGGTCCAAGCAATGCGCCGCCGAGTGAGCGCCAACATTCCTGCGGAAGAGCAAAACCGGCAACTCAAACTTGGCCCCGGCGGCTTGCGGGACGTCGAGTTCACCGTGCAGCTTTTGCAACTGGTGCATGGAAAAGCCGATTCGAGTTTACGCAAACAGGACACCACCGGGGCGATCGAAGCATTGTCCACCGCAGGTTACGTCGGTCGCACGGACGCTGCAGAGTTCGACGGCGCGTATCGATACCTCAGGGTGTTGGAACACCGAATCCAGCTAGTGCATTTGCGCCGCACACACCTCATGCCAGTAGCTGAGCCTGCCTTGCGGGCACTCGCGCGGTCCAGCCAAGGTGCAATGGCCATGAGTCGGCCGTCGGCAAAAGTTCTCCTTGACCAATGGCAGAGCGTTAAGCGTCGGGTGAGGTCATTACACGAACGGATTTTCTACCGCCCACTGTTGAACGCAGCAGCCAATCTGAGTGCCGAAGATGCTTCGTTGAGCCCTGAGTCCGCGCAAGCGAGATTAGCGGCGCTGGGCTATCAAGATACCGCTGGTGCGATGCGGCATATTGAAGCCCTCACCACAGGAGTCTCTCGGCGGGCCGCCTTGCAACGGCAACTGTTGCCAGTTTTGCTGGATTGGCTGGGCGACGGCGTTGATCCAGACAGCGGCTTGCTGGCCTTCAGACGACTCAGCGAATCGCTGGGTACTACGCATTGGTATCTAGGCATGTTGCGTGATTCGCAAGCGGCGGCCGAGCGTCTTTGTCATGTGCTTTCTAGCTCGCATTTGATTGCTGATCTCTTGGAGGTCTCGCCGGAGGAGACGAAATGGCTTGGGTCAGACAAAGATCTGCGTCCGTTGAGCTTCCAAGCGCAGTGGCAAGAGATCCAATCGAAGATGTCCAGGCATCCGGACCCCTCCAGCGCGATGCGGCTTATTCGGTTGATTCGGCGACGCGAAGTTTTGCGGATCGCGCTCGCAGACAGCGCTGGCTTGTTGGACCAAGATGCCATCGGTACCGCCTTGGGGGACGTTGATCGTGCCGCTGTACTGGGTGCGCTGCACGTCGCTGAGAATCAACAGGATGAAGCTAAAACTGATGTGCTGGTAGTAGCAATGGGCCGTCAAGGTGGCCGAGAAATTGGCTACGGCTCTGATGCTGATGTGCTGTTTGTGCACAAAGCGCGTCCGGGAGTGGATCCTGCTGGAGCGCAGGCCCAGGCCGTGCAAATCGTCAGCCAGCTCTCTGCGCTGCTCACCCAACCGCTGAAACCAGCGATTCGGGCTGAACGTGTTTTGGCAATTGATGCGGATCTGCGGCCAGAAGGTAAGAACGGTGCATTGGTTCGTTCGCTGGACTCGTATCGAGAGTATTACGGCCGATGGTCGTTGATTTGGGAAGCTCAGGCGTTGTTGCGGGCGCGGCCAATGGCCGGTAGCGATGAATTGGCTGCCGAGTTTATGGCGTTGGTAGATTCCGTTCGCTACCCGGATCAGCTATCAGAGCAGGATCTGCGCGAAGTGCGCAGAGTCAAGGCCCGAGTGGAATCTGAGCGGCTGCCGCGCGGAGCTGATCCAGCACGGCAGATCAAATTAGGCCGTGGCGGGCTGAGCGACGTTGAATGGCTGGTGCAATTATTGCAGTTGCAGCATGCCCGTGCGCAGGTGCAGCTGCGCACGACGTCGACGCTGACCGCATTATCCGGCCTGGCTGAATTGGGTTTTGTGGCGGATGAAGATGCCGATGCGCTTGCCAAGGCCTGGCGATTGGCCAGCCGAATTCGTTCTGCCAACGTGTTATGGACGGGAAGGGGTTCCGACTCCTTGCCGTCCTCACGTCGAGACCTTGAGGCAGTGGCACGCTGGTGCGGATATCCGCCCGGCCACGGTGGGGCCTTCGAGGAAGACTACTTGCGAATCACTCGGCAAGCGCGGGCAGTGTTCGAGAGATTGTTTTATGGCGAATAA
- a CDS encoding DUF3806 domain-containing protein — protein MQNVTALDDERIDFLDQLRAWVRGHLPIEDQPAFEDLGMKLRILSTILTEGWVGDGDDAALQAMGAVFGDALVQDPEVPFELGAG, from the coding sequence ATGCAAAACGTCACCGCATTAGATGATGAACGGATCGATTTCCTCGATCAGTTACGTGCTTGGGTCCGAGGGCATCTTCCGATTGAAGATCAGCCAGCTTTTGAAGATCTTGGCATGAAATTGCGCATCTTGAGTACCATCTTGACTGAGGGATGGGTCGGCGACGGCGACGATGCCGCACTGCAAGCGATGGGTGCGGTATTTGGCGATGCTTTAGTGCAAGATCCTGAAGTTCCGTTTGAACTGGGTGCAGGTTGA
- a CDS encoding GNAT family N-acetyltransferase: MFRLILLKDLDEAERAVAIEAVAALEILPEQGAFVGVPSELVARGLAEPARKIFAIVDRVDGEGSRVVGTGTLHRGAAEQALNWSGDWVLLRAFLIGAQFQGHGYGSRAAAESVLLAQQLFADAEGVVLGVNEANVAGQRAYRKAGYDVVGGYLDQLTGPQFVMAKRFPSTLVDATPSVN, encoded by the coding sequence GTGTTTAGGCTGATTCTTTTGAAAGATCTAGATGAAGCTGAACGGGCCGTGGCAATTGAAGCGGTGGCCGCTTTGGAAATTCTGCCTGAGCAGGGTGCCTTCGTTGGTGTGCCTAGTGAATTGGTGGCGCGGGGATTAGCGGAGCCTGCTCGGAAAATCTTCGCCATAGTTGACCGTGTGGATGGTGAAGGATCCCGCGTGGTGGGCACCGGAACCCTGCACCGAGGTGCGGCAGAGCAGGCCTTGAACTGGTCAGGAGACTGGGTGCTTTTGCGTGCTTTTCTGATTGGAGCTCAGTTCCAGGGACACGGCTACGGAAGCCGGGCTGCGGCAGAATCGGTGCTACTTGCACAACAACTCTTTGCGGATGCGGAGGGAGTTGTGTTGGGTGTAAACGAAGCGAATGTGGCCGGTCAGCGCGCGTATCGAAAGGCCGGTTACGACGTCGTTGGTGGCTACCTCGACCAACTAACTGGCCCGCAATTTGTGATGGCTAAACGCTTTCCGTCAACTTTGGTTGACGCCACTCCATCTGTCAACTAA
- a CDS encoding amino acid ABC transporter ATP-binding protein, whose translation MSEATGLPSAKIQVEGLLKTFGTNQVLKGIDAQIAEGEVVCVIGPSGSGKSTFLRCLNKLEDITGGKVVVDGFDLTDAKVDLNKVRQHIGMVFQHFNLFPHMKVLENIMLAPVELKKFSKSQARAKAMELLNRVGLSEKADARPASLSGGQKQRVAIAWALAMAPGIMLFDEATSALDPEMVGEVLQVIKDLAAEGMTMVVTHEMGFAREVSDRVIFMADGVICEEGAPEQIFDAPQQPRLQDFLAKVL comes from the coding sequence ATGAGCGAAGCGACCGGATTGCCATCGGCAAAAATTCAGGTTGAAGGCCTGTTGAAGACCTTCGGTACCAATCAGGTGCTGAAAGGCATTGATGCGCAGATTGCCGAGGGCGAGGTTGTCTGCGTCATTGGGCCTTCTGGCTCCGGAAAATCGACCTTTCTGCGCTGCTTGAACAAACTTGAGGACATCACCGGCGGCAAAGTGGTGGTGGATGGTTTTGATCTGACCGATGCCAAAGTTGATTTGAACAAGGTTCGTCAGCACATCGGTATGGTCTTCCAACATTTCAACCTGTTCCCGCATATGAAAGTGTTGGAAAACATCATGTTGGCCCCGGTGGAGCTCAAGAAGTTTTCTAAGTCGCAGGCTCGTGCCAAGGCAATGGAGTTGCTGAACCGAGTTGGACTGTCGGAAAAAGCAGATGCTCGCCCCGCCTCATTATCTGGTGGCCAAAAGCAGCGGGTAGCAATTGCCTGGGCTTTGGCTATGGCGCCCGGCATTATGCTTTTTGACGAAGCCACTAGCGCCTTGGACCCTGAGATGGTGGGCGAAGTCCTGCAGGTGATCAAAGACTTGGCTGCCGAAGGTATGACCATGGTGGTGACGCACGAGATGGGATTTGCTCGTGAAGTATCCGATCGGGTGATCTTCATGGCCGACGGCGTGATTTGTGAAGAGGGTGCACCGGAGCAGATTTTTGATGCACCACAGCAGCCCAGGCTCCAGGACTTTTTGGCAAAGGTACTCTGA
- a CDS encoding ABC transporter substrate-binding protein/permease translates to MSITDKRKQVYDFSEPYFDSGVQMAVAKNDETTKGYEDLRGKVFTAKTGSEGETYAESIADKYGFTVKSLDQSATMYELVKSGNAVAVIDDYPVLAYGIAQNNGLKTVTEKVPSASYGFAVNKGQNSDLLAAFNDGLAKLKANGDYQKLLDTYLKEPAASSSATSSFWDLVVQSMPALLSGLGNTLLVTVISFAFAMLLGLFFGFLKVSQNIVLRGVATTFVNIFRGTPLLVQAFFFYFGIPQLTGQPINIWVAGVLTLALNSGAYVTEIVRGGLQSVDPGQLEASRSLGLGYLTSMRKVVVPQAFKIMTPSLINQLVILLKDSSLLMAIGFAELLYQGQQIYSNSFRISETLLIVAVMYFIVIMARTKLSNIVDKRFNK, encoded by the coding sequence ATGTCGATTACCGACAAGCGCAAACAGGTTTATGACTTCTCCGAGCCATACTTCGATTCCGGCGTGCAGATGGCCGTGGCAAAGAACGACGAAACGACCAAGGGTTATGAGGACCTGCGTGGCAAGGTCTTTACTGCTAAAACCGGTAGCGAGGGTGAAACCTACGCAGAGTCGATCGCGGATAAGTACGGGTTTACGGTCAAGTCTCTGGACCAATCGGCCACAATGTACGAGCTGGTCAAATCGGGAAATGCCGTCGCGGTAATCGATGACTATCCAGTGCTCGCTTACGGTATTGCGCAAAACAACGGTTTGAAGACGGTAACCGAGAAGGTCCCGAGTGCCTCGTACGGCTTCGCCGTGAACAAAGGGCAGAACTCGGACTTATTGGCAGCATTCAACGATGGCTTGGCCAAGCTGAAAGCTAATGGCGACTACCAGAAATTGCTAGATACCTATCTCAAAGAACCTGCGGCTTCATCAAGCGCTACAAGTTCATTCTGGGACTTGGTTGTGCAAAGCATGCCTGCCTTGCTCAGCGGTTTGGGTAACACGCTATTGGTCACGGTCATCTCGTTCGCTTTCGCGATGCTGTTGGGTTTGTTCTTCGGCTTTTTGAAAGTCTCGCAAAATATTGTGTTGCGCGGCGTCGCGACGACGTTCGTGAATATTTTCCGCGGCACGCCTTTGTTGGTGCAGGCTTTCTTCTTCTATTTCGGCATTCCGCAGCTGACTGGACAACCGATCAACATCTGGGTTGCCGGCGTACTGACTTTGGCCTTGAACTCTGGCGCTTACGTGACTGAAATCGTCCGGGGTGGCCTCCAGTCCGTTGATCCTGGACAACTTGAGGCCAGTCGTAGCCTTGGCCTGGGGTACCTCACCTCGATGCGTAAGGTAGTGGTGCCGCAAGCCTTCAAGATCATGACGCCGTCCTTGATCAATCAACTGGTCATCCTGCTCAAAGACTCGTCTTTGCTAATGGCTATCGGCTTTGCCGAGCTGCTCTACCAAGGCCAACAAATTTACTCTAATAGCTTCCGGATTTCCGAGACTTTGCTCATCGTTGCGGTGATGTACTTCATCGTCATCATGGCACGGACCAAGCTCTCCAATATCGTGGACAAGAGGTTCAACAAATGA
- a CDS encoding DUF3806 domain-containing protein, whose product MQVDDEQGIDPALRVPGSTILVFPLTTLAKQLAENPQFDLYEYYVTVQERIKELRIELAADAG is encoded by the coding sequence GTGCAGGTTGACGACGAACAGGGGATTGACCCAGCGTTACGGGTGCCAGGCAGCACCATCTTGGTCTTCCCACTAACCACTTTGGCTAAGCAACTCGCGGAAAATCCGCAATTCGATCTGTACGAGTATTACGTGACGGTGCAGGAACGAATCAAAGAACTACGAATCGAATTGGCTGCAGATGCTGGCTGA
- a CDS encoding YciI family protein has product MTESSNLSTELDEFLILIHGNVRTWDERTPQDLEELGSNHGNFIGQLISQNHFVRTAALADGLTLRQSKTDITSTGAEIVGGFYIVKAASLEEAAEMARQILDFDGVAMEIRPILRPSS; this is encoded by the coding sequence ATGACTGAAAGCAGTAACCTTTCCACTGAGCTGGATGAGTTCTTGATTCTCATTCATGGAAACGTTCGCACTTGGGATGAACGTACTCCGCAGGATCTTGAAGAACTGGGTAGCAATCATGGCAATTTTATCGGTCAGCTCATCAGCCAGAACCATTTTGTGCGCACCGCCGCCCTGGCAGACGGGCTGACCCTGCGTCAGTCAAAAACCGACATCACCAGCACCGGAGCAGAAATCGTTGGGGGCTTCTACATTGTCAAAGCAGCCTCGCTAGAAGAGGCTGCCGAGATGGCGCGCCAGATTCTCGATTTCGACGGCGTCGCGATGGAAATCCGCCCGATCCTCCGTCCCAGCAGCTAG
- a CDS encoding YciI family protein → MRTDGPYSTGAEMVGGFYLVNAESLEEATELASNIPMFAGDAVEIRPVMTDLDRPEALRATNLR, encoded by the coding sequence CTGAGAACCGACGGACCTTATTCGACCGGCGCAGAAATGGTCGGTGGTTTTTATCTCGTGAACGCAGAATCGCTTGAAGAAGCTACCGAGTTAGCCAGCAATATACCGATGTTTGCCGGAGATGCAGTAGAGATCAGGCCGGTCATGACCGATCTGGATCGGCCCGAGGCTCTGCGCGCAACGAACTTACGCTAG
- a CDS encoding transporter substrate-binding domain-containing protein, producing the protein MQSLFRKPPGSRLFRTKNPVIALIATVLTAVVVLFGTGFFGMVGANATNATNAAVVQPQTVQHASVQGKTFTIGADTTFAPFEFRDSGGGLVGIDMDLVRAIAKDQGFNVEIKSLGFSAALQALISELWPGRRRHCRYVDYRQAQTGL; encoded by the coding sequence GTGCAATCACTCTTTCGTAAGCCTCCAGGATCCAGACTGTTCCGCACCAAAAACCCGGTAATCGCTTTGATCGCGACTGTGCTGACCGCCGTCGTGGTGCTTTTTGGCACCGGATTTTTTGGCATGGTCGGCGCCAATGCCACCAATGCCACCAATGCTGCGGTGGTGCAACCTCAGACGGTTCAGCACGCTTCGGTTCAAGGCAAAACCTTCACGATTGGCGCCGATACCACCTTTGCGCCGTTCGAATTTCGCGACAGCGGTGGTGGGCTAGTCGGCATCGATATGGATTTGGTGCGCGCAATTGCTAAGGACCAAGGGTTCAACGTTGAAATCAAGTCCCTTGGGTTTAGTGCGGCGCTCCAAGCCCTGATCTCTGAGCTCTGGCCAGGTAGACGGCGTCATTGCCGGTATGTCGATTACCGACAAGCGCAAACAGGTTTATGA
- the glnA gene encoding type I glutamate--ammonia ligase, translated as MFKSADEVLAFIKDEEVKFVDIRFTDLPGVQQHFNVPAQSVDADFFVNGQLFDGSSIRGFQGIAESDMQLIPDVTTAFVDPYRIEKTLALNFSIVNPRTGEPYHRDPRGVAERAEAYLASTGIADTAFFAPEAEFYVFDNVQYESSPQGSFYKVDSIEAPWNTGRKEDGGNLGNKIPFKGGYFPVAPVDHQADLRDAMCIALGEAGLEVERSHHEVGAAGQAEINYKFSTLVHAADDLQKFKYIIKNTASEWGKTVTFMPKPIFGDNGSGMHCHQSLWTGGQPLFYDEKGYAGLSDLARWYIGGLLKHSSAVLAFTNPTVNSYRRLVKGFEAPVNMVYSQGNRSAGIRIPITGSNPKAKRIEFRAPDPSSNPYLAFAAQLMAGLDGIRNRIEPPAPIDKDLYELPPEEAKDIPKAPGSLEEALAALEADTEFLQAGGVFTQDLVDTWIEYKREYEIKPLALRPNPFEFELYYGV; from the coding sequence ATGTTCAAGTCCGCGGACGAAGTCCTCGCGTTTATCAAAGACGAAGAGGTCAAATTCGTCGATATCCGCTTCACTGATCTACCTGGCGTACAGCAACACTTTAACGTGCCAGCGCAGAGCGTGGATGCGGATTTCTTTGTCAATGGTCAACTTTTCGATGGCTCGTCCATCCGAGGCTTCCAAGGCATCGCCGAATCGGATATGCAGCTCATCCCCGATGTGACCACGGCTTTTGTTGATCCTTACCGGATCGAAAAAACTCTCGCCTTGAACTTCTCCATCGTCAATCCGCGCACCGGCGAACCGTACCACCGCGATCCTCGTGGTGTTGCCGAGCGCGCAGAAGCTTACCTAGCATCAACTGGTATTGCAGACACCGCGTTCTTTGCACCGGAGGCTGAGTTTTACGTCTTCGATAACGTGCAATATGAATCGTCACCGCAAGGCTCGTTCTACAAAGTCGATTCGATCGAGGCACCGTGGAACACCGGCCGCAAGGAAGACGGCGGCAACTTGGGTAACAAGATTCCGTTCAAGGGTGGGTATTTCCCGGTAGCGCCGGTGGATCACCAGGCTGATTTGCGTGACGCAATGTGCATCGCACTTGGCGAAGCCGGACTTGAAGTTGAGCGCTCGCACCACGAAGTTGGCGCGGCCGGCCAAGCCGAGATCAACTACAAGTTTTCTACGCTGGTGCATGCTGCCGATGATCTGCAGAAGTTCAAGTACATCATCAAGAACACGGCCTCGGAGTGGGGCAAGACGGTCACGTTCATGCCAAAGCCAATCTTCGGCGATAACGGCTCCGGCATGCACTGCCACCAGTCGCTCTGGACCGGCGGGCAACCGCTGTTCTACGACGAAAAGGGTTATGCTGGCTTGTCCGACCTAGCCCGTTGGTACATCGGCGGCCTACTCAAGCACTCTTCCGCGGTGCTCGCCTTCACTAACCCTACGGTGAACTCTTACCGCCGTTTGGTCAAGGGCTTCGAAGCCCCGGTCAACATGGTTTACTCGCAGGGCAATCGTTCGGCCGGCATCCGGATCCCGATTACTGGTTCCAACCCGAAGGCCAAGCGGATCGAATTCCGCGCACCGGATCCGTCGTCGAACCCGTACTTGGCTTTCGCTGCACAGTTGATGGCTGGCCTGGATGGCATCCGCAATCGGATCGAACCACCCGCGCCGATCGATAAAGACCTTTACGAGTTGCCGCCAGAAGAAGCTAAAGACATTCCTAAGGCTCCCGGATCCCTCGAAGAGGCATTAGCGGCTCTGGAAGCTGATACCGAGTTCCTGCAGGCCGGTGGCGTGTTCACCCAGGATCTGGTTGACACTTGGATCGAATACAAGCGTGAATACGAAATCAAGCCGCTAGCACTCCGCCCGAACCCGTTCGAATTCGAGCTCTATTACGGCGTGTAA
- a CDS encoding transcriptional regulator, with the protein MEVERMKTVVGDMDGNSPSDALFALSELQREVGRTEAALVRRARQSGMSWEMIAVCLGVSKQAVHKKFGKS; encoded by the coding sequence ATGGAGGTAGAACGGATGAAAACTGTAGTAGGGGATATGGACGGGAATAGTCCATCAGATGCCTTATTCGCCTTGTCCGAATTGCAGCGTGAAGTTGGTCGGACTGAGGCCGCTCTGGTGCGAAGGGCTCGACAATCCGGCATGTCGTGGGAAATGATCGCGGTGTGTCTGGGCGTCAGTAAACAAGCGGTACATAAGAAATTCGGCAAGAGCTAA
- a CDS encoding RNA polymerase sigma factor — translation MSERFGDPGVAAAITSAHRLHCARLLGLLAVQWRDLDLAEECLADAFETAVRQWTLSGVPDNPPAWLLIVARRQAIDVRRRASTLAAKLPELTPSTISSAEQTMDDRLQLMFICAHPGLSSTDQLALTLRCVSGLAVPDVARLLLTSEATMAARLTRAKKRAALTKQAFHLPDGTEIASRMTAVLHVLYTLFTAGYAPATGSGVTDNALLDESIRLTRLLIVLRSSDARPRFLLALMLIQNSRRDARTDAGGMPILLSDQDRDRWRQQDLVEAQKLLSEMLSTAPEPYLLQALIAWESSSSLPNWQLILHYFDLLNSIAPSPIVLLNRAVVLAEIEGPAAALQEIDPLAKPLASHMMYYAIRSDLYRRQSSQDTSKVRCALNDYRKALSLSRNTANTKFLEARIAYLLTDPPS, via the coding sequence GTGTCTGAGCGCTTCGGAGATCCAGGAGTCGCCGCGGCCATTACTTCGGCGCACCGATTGCACTGTGCCAGGCTTTTGGGCCTATTGGCGGTTCAATGGCGTGACCTCGATCTTGCCGAAGAGTGCCTAGCTGATGCTTTTGAAACGGCCGTCCGGCAATGGACATTGAGCGGCGTGCCAGATAATCCGCCAGCTTGGTTGCTGATTGTGGCACGCCGTCAGGCCATTGACGTCCGTCGGCGGGCCAGCACTCTTGCCGCGAAGCTACCGGAGCTTACCCCTTCCACTATTTCCAGTGCCGAGCAAACGATGGACGACAGGTTGCAACTCATGTTCATCTGCGCACATCCGGGCCTCAGCTCAACCGACCAACTGGCGTTGACGCTACGTTGCGTCAGTGGCCTAGCCGTTCCTGACGTCGCCAGGTTACTGCTTACCTCCGAGGCAACCATGGCTGCCAGGCTGACAAGGGCCAAGAAACGTGCTGCGTTGACCAAACAAGCATTTCATCTACCAGACGGCACGGAAATTGCCAGCCGAATGACGGCAGTCCTCCATGTGCTCTACACGCTGTTTACCGCTGGCTATGCTCCCGCTACCGGCAGCGGAGTCACTGATAATGCGCTGCTTGACGAGTCAATTCGCCTGACCAGACTGCTTATCGTGTTGCGAAGTTCAGACGCCCGGCCGCGATTCTTGCTGGCCTTGATGCTCATTCAAAACTCCCGCCGAGACGCCAGGACTGACGCCGGCGGAATGCCGATTCTGCTGTCTGACCAGGACCGCGACCGTTGGCGGCAACAAGACCTCGTAGAAGCTCAGAAGCTCTTATCTGAGATGCTTTCGACCGCTCCCGAGCCTTATCTACTCCAGGCGCTCATTGCTTGGGAAAGCAGCTCAAGCCTCCCTAACTGGCAGCTCATCCTGCACTACTTCGACCTGCTCAACAGCATCGCGCCTTCGCCGATAGTCTTGCTCAATCGTGCAGTTGTTTTGGCTGAAATTGAAGGGCCAGCGGCAGCCCTTCAAGAAATCGACCCGCTGGCCAAACCGTTAGCTTCGCACATGATGTATTACGCCATTCGGTCCGATCTCTACCGGCGACAATCGAGTCAGGACACTTCGAAGGTTCGCTGCGCGCTCAATGATTACCGTAAGGCGCTTTCGCTGAGCAGGAATACCGCAAACACAAAATTTCTTGAGGCTCGAATCGCCTATTTGCTGACCGATCCGCCGTCGTGA